A window of the Henckelia pumila isolate YLH828 chromosome 3, ASM3356847v2, whole genome shotgun sequence genome harbors these coding sequences:
- the LOC140892016 gene encoding peptidyl-prolyl cis-trans isomerase Pin1-like, translated as MASSGQVKASHILIKHQGSRRKSSWKDPDGSRISATTRDAAVAQIASIRNDILVGKSRFQDVASRLSDCSSAKRGGDLGPFSRGQMQKPFEDATFALKIGEISDIVDTDSGVHIIMRTG; from the exons ATGGCGTCTTCTGGGCAGGTGAAGGCATCCCACATATTGATTAAGCACCAGGGCTCGCGGAGGAAGTCCTCCTGGAAGGACCCCGACGGCAGCCGCATCTCCGCCACCACCAGAGACGCCGCCGTCGCGCAGATCGCGTCCATCCGCAACGATATCCTCGTTGGAAAGTCCAGATTCCAAGATGTCGCTTCTCGATTATCAGACTGTAGCTCAGCCAAGCGCGGCGGTGATCTTG GTCCTTTTAGTCGTGGCCAGATGCAGAAGCCATTTGAAGATGCCACATTTGCTCTGAAGATTGGAGAGATAAGTGACATTGTTGATACCGATAGCGGTGTCCACATTATAATGAGAACGGGTTGA
- the LOC140890588 gene encoding amidophosphoribosyltransferase, chloroplastic-like, whose translation MAAATTTTKIAAATASASSSSALRLSSPPPPPRFFPSMLPKTLGKPLHMTSSKNPISDIVSGYRNLPTNTDSNAFYSDDDDDKPREECGVVGIYGDPEAARLSYLALHALQHRGQEGAGIVALHDGVLQSVTGVGLVSEVFNESKLAQLPGDVAIGHVRYSTAGSSMLKNVQPFVAGYRFGSVGVAHNGNLVNYQALRAELEDNGSIFNTTSDTEVVLHLIATSKARPFFLRIVEACERLEGAYSMVFLTEDKLVAVRDPFGFRPLVMGRRSNGAVVFASETCALDLIEATYEREVLPGEVLVVDKDGVSSLCLMPHPEPKSCIFEHIYFALPNSVVFGRSVYESRRAFGEILATEAPVDCDVVIAVPDSGVVAALGYAGKAGVPFQQGLIRSHYVGRTFIEPSQKIRDFGVKLKLSPVRAVLEGKRVVVVDDSIVRGTTSSKIVRLLKEAGAKEVHMRIASPPIIGSCYYGVDTPSPEELISNRMSVEEIREYIGSDSLAFLPFDSLTRLLGDDSPNFCYACFSGKYPVEPTGKVKRVGDFLDDGLSGSMESIEGGWIPGNRSQKEVKKLPWKHEVQCSS comes from the coding sequence ATGGCCGccgccaccaccaccaccaagATTGCCGCCGCCACCGCCTCCGCCTCATCATCCTCTGCCCTCCGTCTCTCGTCTCCCCCTCCCCCGCCTAGGTTCTTCCCCTCCATGCTTCCCAAAACCCTCGGGAAACCTCTCCATATGACCTCCTCCAAAAACCCAATCTCAGATATTGTATCCGGGTACAGAAACCTACCCACAAATACAGATTCGAATGCTTTTTATTCGGACGATGATGACGATAAACCGAGGGAGGAGTGCGGGGTGGTGGGAATATACGGTGATCCAGAGGCCGCCCGTCTGAGCTACCTAGCTCTCCACGCGCTCCAGCATCGTGGTCAGGAGGGTGCAGGGATTGTGGCGTTGCACGATGGCGTGCTCCAGTCGGTTACAGGAGTTGGGCTCGTGTCCGAGGTTTTTAACGAGTCCAAATTGGCTCAGTTGCCGGGGGATGTCGCAATAGGTCATGTAAGATACTCCACGGCTGGGTCCTCCATGCTTAAAAATGTGCAGCCTTTTGTTGCAGGTTACCGATTCGGGTCTGTTGGGGTTGCCCACAACGGTAATTTGGTTAATTACCAGGCTTTGAGGGCGGAGCTGGAGGACAACGGATCCATTTTCAACACCACTTCGGATACAGAGGTTGTTCTTCATTTGATTGCCACCTCAAAGGCGAGGCCCTTTTTCTTGAGGATTGTTGAGGCATGTGAGAGGCTCGAGGGAGCATATTCTATGGTTTTCTTGACCGAGGACAAGCTCGTTGCTGTTCGTGACCCCTTTGGGTTTAGGCCGTTGGTTATGGGTCGAAGGAGCAATGGGGCTGTGGTTTTTGCATCAGAGACTTGTGCATTGGATTTGATCGAAGCCACATATGAAAGAGAGGTTTTGCCTGGTGAAGTCCTTGTTGTGGATAAAGACGGGGTGAGCTCCCTTTGTTTGATGCCTCATCCGGAACCGAAATCTTGTATTTTTGAGCATATCTACTTCGCACTTCCAAATTCTGTAGTATTTGGGAGGTCTGTGTATGAATCAAGACGTGCTTTTGGTGAAATCTTGGCCACAGAAGCTCCTGTTGATTGTGACGTGGTTATTGCTGTGCCGGACTCGGGGGTCGTGGCAGCGCTTGGTTACGCAGGGAAAGCAGGTGTACCATTTCAACAAGGCTTGATCAGGTCTCATTATGTGGGGAGGACATTCATCGAACCCTCACAAAAAATCCGAGATTTTGGTGTAAAACTGAAACTTTCGCCGGTGAGAGCCGTGTTGGAGGGGAAGCGTGTAGTGGTGGTGGATGATTCAATTGTAAGAGGAACCACATCTTCGAAAATAGTCCGGTTGCTTAAGGAGGCGGGGGCGAAAGAAGTTCATATGAGGATTGCAAGTCCTCCTATCATAGGTTCTTGTTACTATGGAGTCGATACTCCTAGTCCGGAGGAGTTGATATCAAATAGGATGAGCGTGGAGGAGATTAGGGAGTATATTGGCTCTGATTCACTTGCATTTCTACCGTTTGATAGCTTGACTAGGCTGTTGGGAGACGATTCTCCTAATTTCTGCTACGCATGCTTTTCGGGTAAATACCCTGTCGAGCCAACAGGGAAGGTGAAAAGGGTTGGTGATTTTCTTGATGATGGGTTGAGTGGTAGTATGGAGTCCATTGAAGGGGGTTGGATTCCGGGGAACAGGAGCCAAAAGGAGGTGAAAAAACTGCCTTGGAAACATGAGGTTCAATGCTCTTCCTAG